Proteins encoded by one window of Lathyrus oleraceus cultivar Zhongwan6 chromosome 1, CAAS_Psat_ZW6_1.0, whole genome shotgun sequence:
- the LOC127129824 gene encoding homeobox-leucine zipper protein ROC6 has protein sequence MERNGQMGLIGESFEAGLIGRMREDEYESRSGSDNFDGGSGDELDAGDDQPRSKKKKYHRHSPQQIQELENFFKECPHPDEKQRSDLSRKLGLEIKQVKFWFQNRRTQMKTQLERHENMLLRQENEKLRAENSLMKDAMANPTCSNCGGPAIPGQISMEEHQIRIENARLKEELGRVCTLSNKFLGRPLSALASMTMQTQNSGLEFGMGRNGIVGSSNFNMSLPMGFDMGDGVMGTPPPYPGSRTPMGMMGNDAHQERSMLLELAYAAMDELIKMSQPDSSLWIKVSDGTKEVLNHEEYSRIGSPFNDPKPNGFVTEASREIGVLIISSADLVETMLDVDRWSEMFPCMIARAHTLEVISNGTDGSRNGFMQVMQAELQLPSPLVPVRQYTFLRYSKKHAEGVWVVVDVSIDIGRNAANGSPFMSCRRLPSGCILQDMPNGLCQITLVDHSQYDESVVHQNFRPLVNSGIAFGAHRWVATLQRQCESLAIVMSAAPTEDPTAVSPAGKKSMLKLAQRMSDYFLSGICLSSACNWDVLHIGNIGNSDMKIMSRKHMDGPVECIVLSASTSVWMPVSRQRVFDFLIEARLRSEWDSLSNGETMQEMVHIAKGQALGNSVSILRASNAVGNGNEDMLYLQDSWTDSSGSMIVYSPVSLQSLNVVMGGGDSSFVALLPSGFSILPDGHSNSNNIVGGSSDGSGNFGGENDNSGCLLTVGLQMLLKNPQTGKMTKETVDTVNSLIAGTIEKVKDALGVA, from the exons ATGGAAAGGAATGGTCAGATGGGTTTGATTGGAGAGAGTTTTGAGGCTGGTTTGATAGGGAGGATGAGGGAAGACGAGTACGAAAGCAGGTCGGGAAGTGACAACTTTGACGGCGGCTCTGGCGATGAACTCGATGCTGGCGATGATCAGCCACGGAGCAAGAAGAAGAAATATCATCGACACAGTCCTCAACAAATTCAGGAGCTCGAAAA CTTCTTCAAGGAGTGTCCTCACCCCGATGAGAAGCAAAGATCTGATCTTAGCAGGAAGCTCGGCTTGGAGATCAAGCAAGTGAAGTTCTGGTTTCAGAACCGGCGAACTCAGATGAAG ACACAATTGGAACGCCATGAGAACATGCTTCTGAGGCAGGAAAATGAGAAGCTCCGGGCGGAGAACAGTTTGATGAAAGACGCGATGGCAAATCCAACATGCAGCAACTGCGGCGGTCCAGCAATTCCAGGACAAATTTCAATGGAGGAACACCAGATAAGAATTGAGAATGCTCGGTTGAAGGAGGAGTTGGGCCGAGTCTGTACCTTGTCCAACAAGTTTCTCGGCCGCCCACTCTCGGCACTGGCCTCCATGACTATGCAGACTCAGAATTCGGGTCTTGAGTTTGGCATGGGAAGGAACGGCATTGTTGGTTCAAGCAATTTCAACATGTCACTTCCGATGGGATTTGATATGGGAGACGGGGTTATGGGAACTCCACCCCCATATCCTGGATCTCGAACACCGATGGGAATGATGGGAAATGATGCTCATCAGGAGAGATCTATGCTTCTTGAACTTGCATATGCTGCTATGGACGAACTGATCAAGATGTCTCAGCCTGATTCCTCTCTCTGGATTAAGGTTTCAGATGGCACGAAGGAAGTACTTAATCATGAGGAGTACTCCAGGATTGGTTCTCCCTTTAACGATCCAAAACCAAATGGTTTTGTAACTGAAGCTTCAAGAGAAATTGGAGTGTTAATCATCAGCAGTGCAGACCTTGTGGAAACAATGCTGGATGTG GATCGTTGGTCAGAGATGTTTCCGTGTATGATTGCTCGAGCGCATACCTTGGAAGTTATATCTAATGGAACGGATGGAAGCAGAAATGGATTTATGCAAGTG ATGCAAGCTGAGCTTCAATTGCCTTCTCCATTAGTCCCTGTGCGACAATATACCTTCCTAAGGTATTCCAAGAAGCATGCCGAAGGTGTCTGGGTTGTGGTTGATGTTTCGATCGACATCGGCCGTAATGCTGCCAATGGAAGCCCTTTCATGAGCTGCAGGAGACTTCCTTCTGGATGCATTTTGCAGGATATGCCCAATGGTTTATGCCAG ATTACTTTGGTTGATCACTCTCAATACGATGAGAGTGTCGTCCACCAAAACTTCCGGCCATTGGTTAATTCTGGCATCGCGTTTGGTGCTCATAGATGGGTTGCAACTCTCCAGAGGCAGTGTGAATCACTTGCAATCGTCATGTCTGCTGCACCAACCGAAGACCCCACAG CCGTAAGCCCAGCAGGAAAGAAAAGCATGTTGAAGCTCGCACAGCGGATGTCTGATTACTTCTTGTCTGGAATTTGTCTTTCGTCGGCTTGCAATTGGGATGTCCTTCATATTGGTAATATAGGAAACAGTGACATGAAAATCATGTCTCGGAAACATATGGATGGCCCTGTTGAATGCATTGTGCTAAGTGCTTCAACTTCTGTTTGGATGCCGGTGTCACGCCAAAGGGTGTTTGATTTCCTCATTGAGGCACGGTTGAGAAGCGAGTGGGATTCTCTGTCCAATGGTGAAACCATGCAGGAGATGGTTCACATTGCTAAAGGTCAAGCTCTTGGAAATTCCGTTTCTATCCTCCGTGCCAGTAAT GCTGTTGGTAATGGAAATGAGGATATGCTATACCTACAAGATTCATGGACTGATAGCTCTGGCTCGATGATCGTGTATTCTCCAGTCAGTTTGCAATCCTTGAACGTGGTGATGGGCGGTGGAGATTCTTCATTTGTTGCTCTTCTGCCTTCTGGCTTTTCAATTCTTCCAGATGGCCACTCAAACAGCAACAATATTGTCGGAGGTTCAAGTGATGGAAGCGGCAACTTCGGCGGAGAGAATGACAACAGCGGATGCTTGCTGACAGTTGGATTACAAATGTTGCTGAAGAACCCTCAGACAGGCAAGATGACAAAGGAGACGGTTGATACTGTTAATTCGCTCATCGCAGGCACCATTGAGAAGGTCAAAGATGCTCTTGGAGTTGCATGA